Proteins from one Aquila chrysaetos chrysaetos chromosome 5, bAquChr1.4, whole genome shotgun sequence genomic window:
- the EIF3J gene encoding eukaryotic translation initiation factor 3 subunit J isoform X2, with translation MKDEGGPAPLPQPAREGSGSGSGSGSPSGPPLPPVMAARTARRWAGTRGEGGGGSARCQRAVRRRPGVPCARRWLEPLWRGCLTVPAASAGGRGSAGKMAAEAADSWDADSFEVVEPVAKRLVPGVAGDRWAGEDEEDDVKDNWDDEEEEEEVKETEIKQEPKVSEKKKIAEKIKEKEKLQKKKQEELKKRLEAPEEHKELTPEEQLADKLRLKKLQEESDLELAKETFGVNNTCGIDAMNPSSKDDFTEFGKLLKEKITQYEKSLHYASFLEALVRDVCISLEIDDLKKITNTLTVLCSEKQKQEKNKAKKKKKGVVPGGGLKATMKDDLADYGGYDGEYVQDFEDFM, from the exons ATGAAGGACGagggcggccccgctccccttCCTCAGCCCGCCCGTGAGGGATCGGGATCGGGGTCGGGATCGGGATCGCCCTCGGGCCCGCCGCTCCCTCCCGTCATGGCGGCGCGCACCGCCCGCCGGTGGGCGGGGACtcgaggggagggggggggggggagcgcgcGCTGTCAGCGGGCAGTCCGCCGTCGTCCCGGCGTGCCCTGCGCGCGGCGCTGGCTGGAGCCGCTCTGGCGCGGTTGCCTCACTGTGCCTGCTGCGAGCGCCGGCGGTCGCGGCTCGGCGGGGAAGAtggcggcggaggcggcggatTCGTGGG ACGCCGACAGCTTCGAGGTGGTGGAGCCGGTGGCGAAGCGGCTGGTGCCGGGAGTGGCCGGAGACCGCTGGGCCGGCGAGGATGAGGAGGACGACGTGAAG GATAACTGGGAtgatgaggaggaagaggaggaagtaAAGGAAACGGAGATAAAACAAG AAccaaaagtttcagaaaaaaagaaaatagcagaaaaaataaaagaaaaagaaaagctacagaagaaaaagcaagaggagCTTAAAAAAAGG ttagAGGCACCAGAGGAACACAAAGAACTTACACCAGAAGAACAGTTAGCAGACAAACTACGACTAAAGAAGTTACAAGAGGAGTCAGACCTTGAGTtagcaaaagaaacatttg GTGTAAATAACACTTGTGGAATAGATGCCATGAATCCCTCTTCAAAAGATGACTTTACGGAATTTGGCAAACtactaaaagagaaaattacacAGTATGAAAAATCATTACATTATGCCAGCTTTTTGGAAGCATTAGTTCGAGACGTATGTATCTCAT TGGAAATTGATGATTTGAAAAAGATCACAAATACTTTGACAGTACTatgcagtgaaaaacaaaaacaagaaaag AATAAagccaaaaagaagaaaaaaggtgttgTGCCTGGAGGTGGTTTAAAGGCTACTATGAAAGATGACCTGGCTGATTATGGAGGATACGATGGAGAATATGTACAAGACTTTGAAGACTTCATGTGA
- the EIF3J gene encoding eukaryotic translation initiation factor 3 subunit J isoform X1 — protein MKDEGGPAPLPQPAREGSGSGSGSGSPSGPPLPPVMAARTARRWAGTRGEGGGGSARCQRAVRRRPGVPCARRWLEPLWRGCLTVPAASAGGRGSAGKMAAEAADSWDADSFEVVEPVAKRLVPGVAGDRWAGEDEEDDVKDNWDDEEEEEEVKETEIKQEPKVSEKKKIAEKIKEKEKLQKKKQEELKKRLEAPEEHKELTPEEQLADKLRLKKLQEESDLELAKETFGVNNTCGIDAMNPSSKDDFTEFGKLLKEKITQYEKSLHYASFLEALVRDVCISLEIDDLKKITNTLTVLCSEKQKQEKQNKAKKKKKGVVPGGGLKATMKDDLADYGGYDGEYVQDFEDFM, from the exons ATGAAGGACGagggcggccccgctccccttCCTCAGCCCGCCCGTGAGGGATCGGGATCGGGGTCGGGATCGGGATCGCCCTCGGGCCCGCCGCTCCCTCCCGTCATGGCGGCGCGCACCGCCCGCCGGTGGGCGGGGACtcgaggggagggggggggggggagcgcgcGCTGTCAGCGGGCAGTCCGCCGTCGTCCCGGCGTGCCCTGCGCGCGGCGCTGGCTGGAGCCGCTCTGGCGCGGTTGCCTCACTGTGCCTGCTGCGAGCGCCGGCGGTCGCGGCTCGGCGGGGAAGAtggcggcggaggcggcggatTCGTGGG ACGCCGACAGCTTCGAGGTGGTGGAGCCGGTGGCGAAGCGGCTGGTGCCGGGAGTGGCCGGAGACCGCTGGGCCGGCGAGGATGAGGAGGACGACGTGAAG GATAACTGGGAtgatgaggaggaagaggaggaagtaAAGGAAACGGAGATAAAACAAG AAccaaaagtttcagaaaaaaagaaaatagcagaaaaaataaaagaaaaagaaaagctacagaagaaaaagcaagaggagCTTAAAAAAAGG ttagAGGCACCAGAGGAACACAAAGAACTTACACCAGAAGAACAGTTAGCAGACAAACTACGACTAAAGAAGTTACAAGAGGAGTCAGACCTTGAGTtagcaaaagaaacatttg GTGTAAATAACACTTGTGGAATAGATGCCATGAATCCCTCTTCAAAAGATGACTTTACGGAATTTGGCAAACtactaaaagagaaaattacacAGTATGAAAAATCATTACATTATGCCAGCTTTTTGGAAGCATTAGTTCGAGACGTATGTATCTCAT TGGAAATTGATGATTTGAAAAAGATCACAAATACTTTGACAGTACTatgcagtgaaaaacaaaaacaagaaaag CAGAATAAagccaaaaagaagaaaaaaggtgttgTGCCTGGAGGTGGTTTAAAGGCTACTATGAAAGATGACCTGGCTGATTATGGAGGATACGATGGAGAATATGTACAAGACTTTGAAGACTTCATGTGA